Proteins encoded in a region of the Pelmatolapia mariae isolate MD_Pm_ZW linkage group LG16_19, Pm_UMD_F_2, whole genome shotgun sequence genome:
- the asxl2 gene encoding putative Polycomb group protein ASXL2 encodes MRERQKKKKGRTWAEAAKTVLEKYPNTPMSHKEILQVIQRERLKEISGTSPLACLNAMLHTNSRGEEGIFYKVPGRMGVYTLKKDISDVVKELSEEGSEESSDNLSDSRSSENNSSAISQEGRRGRWMRRVPSKLQSQPSSPQPRCSSPSVPTSKLISPSQKHSKKALKQALKQQQQRNQRRQGGMPTSSSPRLLLKTLKDMADNITTKTDLCHPVVPRKVPQRSSRLSAGQIKRAKYKIDVETPDSILVNTNLRAIINKHTFSVLPPDCQQRLVKLLPEVDRQACMDGLLKVTSSALNNEFFTSAAQSWKDRLADGEFTPELQLRMRQEIEKEKKVEHWKEAFFENYYGENSGLSYEESKELTKADLNQESARPQSPSHQTGPVAQALEESKCTKDSSLTDAPAKDVKPAQTSSQEPLKALPAQKEPVFTAEPMKTRRSQYAEDRKMNTTANTGLAAAVRAPELEKRGEWSAASTMPEKERKEDTKEEKTECSQLSVDSSPPPKASSELKEVQSVSMVKPAAESEEVISEPSGSSEPLKRKSLSEIESELTPEKRPRMSSVSSVSSFSSVSPSASSISSPATPTSTTNQRVPPLKIPVSRILPLPVSPSQISPRTPLPSPLSSPCRTGARTLADIKAKAQLARAQRAAAAASSASKGAVPGPGPGGGSSEQTHHLSSPTSLQGSARLAATQFSISSPCQVDFFGPCSPNQSQKYLSKTEEKHTSLSAGTVSTGIHSVQKSSSVSAQPSSVHASKEQEIPLTAGSTTRTSSCIPANNPLVTQLLQGKEVPLEQILPKPLSKVEVKMSNFSSGSMGKVSHSAEHRAEKFNTSGRAGVFSENTKHHRELPDKETQEQILQALMQRKVQQSQPYGGGVGPQSPQYKVQQLMHAEERQDRSRISVGFLGRRRMPRPAMTGHYLLNVSTYGRGSESRRLHLSAIPNTSVTSTKRETTEAEDAAKEDQPARKVFLFPSGVKTEQQRCSVGKPNEPAGFHHHYNIKTEPGSEYIEAGGDNNNTSATTKDTSPFSQSHRRHLELCNSNQGNSEPYLTHVDPSHQRPTAFQSQRTLDNQEHPVASCYGGTISMSVPHTLNRSIAGTGSSTSSSEADGGGIHGSVMSFSVTVTTIPAGHSLDHGNQGEPSPEQSFIEGSNMEEVQSKCYCRLKAMIMCKGCGAFCHDDCIGPSKLCVSCLVVR; translated from the exons ATGAGGgagagacagaagaagaagaaggggaggACGTGGGCGGAAGCAGCGAAAACG gTTCTGGAGAAGTACCCTAATACACCTATGAGCCATAAAGAGATCTTGCAAGTGATCCAAAGAGAAAGACTTAAGGAAATAAG CGGAACTTCACCGCTGGCATGTCTGAATGCAATGCTGCACACGAACTCTCGTGGTGAGGAGGGAATCTTCTACAAAGTTCCAGGCAGAATGGGAGTCTACACATTAAAG AAGGACATCTCAGATGTGGTGAAGGAGCTGTCGGAAGAGGGCTCTGAGGAGAGCAGTGACAATCTTTCTGACTCTCGAAGCTCAGAAAACAACAGTAGTGCTATCAGTCAAGAGGGCAGGAGAGGAAGGTGGATGCGAAGAG TTCCCTCCAAGCTGCAGTCACAGCCGTCGTCTCCACAGCCTCGATGCTCGTCGCCGTCTGTCCCCACCAGTAAGCTCATCTCTCCCTCGCAGAAACACAGCAAGAAAGCTTTGAAACAG GCcctgaaacagcagcagcagagaaaccAGCGTAGACAGGGGGGAATGCCAACCTCCTCCAGTCCAAGACTGCTTCTGAAAACCCTTAAAGACATGGCAGATAACATTACAACAAAAACTG ATTTATGCCACCCAGTCGTACCCAGAAAGGTTCCCCAAAGGTCCAGTCGCCTCAGTGCAG GGCAGATAAAACGTGCCAAGTATAAAATAGACGTGGAGACGCCAGACTCTATTTTGGTTAACACCAACCTGCGAGCAATCATCAACAAGCACACTTTCTCTGTCTTGCCTCCAGACTGCCAGCAAAGGCTGGTCAAACTTCTGCCAGAAGTAGACCGCCAG GCTTGCATGGACGGCCTTCTGAAGGTCACTAGCTCTGCCTTAAACAATGAGTTTTTCACATCAGCAGCTCAGTCTTGGAAAGACAGGCTGGCTGATG GGGAATTCACTCCTGAATTGCAGCTCCGAATGCGCCAAGAAATtgagaaggaaaagaaagttGAGCACTGGAAGGAAGCCTTCTTTGAAAACTATTATGGGGAGAA TTCGGGGCTCAGCTATGAGGAATCCAAAGAGCTGACAAAGGCTGATTTGAATCAGGAGTCTGCCAGGCCTCAGTCCCCCTCTCATCAGACAGGACCTGTCGCTCAAGCACTAGAGGAATCTAAGTGCACCAAGGACAGCAGCCTGACTGATGCTCCTGCAAAAGACGTAAAGCCAGCGCAGACATCGTCACAGGAGCCTCTGAAAGCACTGCCTGCTCAAAAAGAGCCTGTCTTTACTGCAGAACCCATGAAGACGCGACGCTCACAGTATGCTGAGGATCGGAAGATGAATACAACCGCAAATACTGGACTGGCGGCTGCAGTGAGAGCACCAGAGCTTGAGAAACGTGGTGAATGGAGTGCAGCATCTACAATGCCAGAAAAGGAGCGCAAGGAAGACACGAAGGAGGAGAAAACTGAATGCTCCCAGTTGTCTGTGGACAGCAGCCCTCCACCAAAGGCTAGTTCAGAGTTGAAAGAAGTTCAGTCGGTGTCTATGGTTAAGCCTGCTGCAGAGAGCGAAGAGGTCATCTCTGAGCCCAGTGGCTCCTCAGAGCCGCTGAAAAGGAAGTCTCTCAGTGAGATAGAGAGTGAATTAACACCAGAGAAAAGACCCCGCATGTCTTCAGTTTCTTCAGTGTCTTCATTCTCATCTGTGTCTCCCTCAGCATCATCCATATCCAGCCCTGCTACACCAACTTCAACAACAAATCAGAGGGTTCCACCACTAAAG ATCCCAGTATCACGAATTCTTCCCTTGCCCGTGTCACCTAGCCAGATCTCACCGAGGACTCCCCTCCCAAGCCCACTTAGTAGCCCATGCCGTACTGGTGCTCGCACTTTGGCAGATATCAAAGCCAAAGCTCAACTGGCCCGAGCACAacgtgcagcagcagcagcatcatctGCTTCAAAGGGGGCGGTGCCAGGCCCAGGGCCAGGTGGAGGCAGTAGTGAGCAGACACACCACTTATCCAGCCCGACATCCCTACAGGGATCTGCTAGGTTAGCAGCCACACAGTTTAGTATATCTTCTCCTTGCCAAGTGGACTTTTTTGGTCCATGTAGCCCAAACCAGTCTCAGAAGTACTTAagcaaaactgaagaaaaacatACAAGTCTTTCTGCTGGTACTGTCAGTACAGGAATCCATAGCGTCCAAAAGAGTTCAAGTGTATCAGCACAACCATCATCGGTGCATGCTTCAAAGGAACAGGAAATCCCATTAACTGCTGGATCAACAACCAGAACCAGCTCCTGCATCCCTGCAAACAACCCGCTGGTCACTCAGCTTCTGCAGGGCAAAGAAGTTCCACTGGAGCAGATCCTCCCAAAACCGCTATCCAAGGTGGAAGTAAAGATGTCAAACTTCTCCTCTGGTAGTATGGGAAAGGTGTCACATTCTGCTGAGCACAGGGCTGAGAAGTTCAATACATCAGGCCGAGCTGGTGTTTtctcagaaaacacaaaacatcacaGGGAACTTCCTGACAAGGAGACTCAGGAGCAGATCCTACAGGCTCTAATGCAGAGGAAAGTCCAACAAAGTCAGCCTTATGGAGGGGGTGTAGGGCCTCAGTCACCTCAGTACAAAGTTCAGCAACTGATGCACGCAGAAGAGCGACAGGATCGATCCAGGATTTCTGTTGGTTTTTTGGGTCGAAGGAGGATGCCAAGGCCTGCCATGACAGGACATTACCTGCTCAATGTCTCCACGTATGGCAGAGGATCAGAGAGCAGGAGACTTCACCTGTCTGCCATTCCAAACACGTCTGTAACCAGCACAAAAAGGGAAACCACAGAAGCAGAGGATGCAGCCAAGGAGGACCAACCAGCCAGGAaagtttttctgtttccttctGGGGTCAAAACAGAGCAGCAAAGATGCTCAGTAGGCAAGCCTAATGAACCAGCGGGCTTTCATCATCACTATAACATAAAGACTGAGCCTGGATCAGAGTATATTGAAGCTGGTGGTGATAACAACAACACCAGCGCAACCACCAAAGACACCAGCCCTTTTTCTCAGTCACACCGAAGGCACCTCGAACTCTGCAATAGTAATCAAGGAAACTCCGAGCCATATCTTACCCACGTGGATCCCAGTCACCAGCGGCCGACTGCCTTTCAATCCCAGAGAACACTCGATAATCAGGAACACCCGGTAGCGTCATGCTACGGTGGCACTATCAGCATGTCCGTACCTCACACTTTGAACCGCAGCATTGCAGGCACCGGCTCTTCCACATCCTCATCAGAAGCTGATGGTGGTGGCATCCACGGGAGCGTTATGTCCTTCTCAGTGACTGTCACCACCATACCTGCTGGTCACTCATTAGACCACGGCAACCAGGGCGAGCCCTCACCTGAACAGTCATTCATTGAGGGCTCCAACATGGAGGAGGTCCAGTCTAAATGCTACTGCCGACTGAAGGCAATGATCATGTGCAAGGGGTGTGGAGCTTTTTGCCATGATGACTGCATAGGCCCCTCAAAACTATGTGTCTCGTGTTTAGTGGTACGATGA